Proteins co-encoded in one Prevotella sp. E13-27 genomic window:
- the ald gene encoding alanine dehydrogenase gives MKVGIPKEIKNNENRVGMTPAGVAELVRHGHEVSVQHTAGEGSGFSDDDYVKAGARILPTIEAVYRECDMIVKVKEPIEPEYELVRKGQLLFTYFHFACEKELTDAMLKSGAVCLAYETVQLPNGSLPLLQPMSEVAGRMATLNGAYYLQKTKGGKGKLISGVPGVSPAKVLVLGGGVVGEAAARMAAGLGADVTITDISLPRLRQLDIETPANVHTLYSSEHNIRQMLPTVDIVVGSVLVPGDKTPHLITRDMLSLMEPGTVLVDVAIDQGGCFETSHPTTHSDPVYTEQGIVHYCVANIPGAVPNTSTLALTNATLRYAIALADKGWQKACKEDSALAKGLNIVEGHVVYKAVADVFGLPYTPFE, from the coding sequence ATGAAAGTAGGAATTCCAAAAGAGATTAAGAACAATGAGAACCGCGTGGGCATGACACCTGCGGGAGTGGCAGAACTGGTTCGTCACGGACATGAAGTGAGCGTGCAGCACACGGCAGGAGAGGGTAGCGGGTTCTCTGATGATGACTATGTGAAGGCGGGTGCCCGCATACTGCCAACAATAGAGGCGGTGTATCGCGAGTGCGACATGATTGTAAAGGTGAAGGAGCCCATAGAACCGGAGTATGAGCTGGTGCGCAAGGGACAGCTGCTCTTTACTTATTTCCATTTCGCATGTGAGAAAGAGCTGACTGATGCCATGTTGAAGAGTGGAGCGGTGTGTCTGGCATATGAAACGGTACAGCTGCCTAATGGTTCACTGCCATTGCTGCAGCCCATGAGTGAGGTGGCAGGACGCATGGCCACGCTGAATGGTGCCTACTATCTGCAGAAGACGAAAGGTGGCAAGGGCAAGCTCATAAGTGGAGTGCCTGGAGTTAGTCCAGCTAAGGTATTGGTGCTGGGTGGAGGCGTTGTTGGTGAGGCTGCCGCACGCATGGCTGCAGGTCTTGGTGCTGACGTCACGATAACGGACATTTCTCTGCCTCGTCTGCGTCAGCTTGATATTGAGACACCTGCTAACGTGCATACTCTCTACTCGTCTGAGCATAATATACGCCAGATGTTGCCAACGGTAGATATTGTCGTTGGCAGTGTGTTGGTGCCTGGCGACAAGACGCCACACCTTATTACAAGGGATATGCTGTCGCTGATGGAGCCGGGAACGGTGCTGGTAGATGTGGCTATCGACCAGGGAGGATGTTTCGAGACGTCGCATCCAACGACACATAGCGATCCTGTTTATACAGAACAGGGCATCGTGCACTATTGCGTGGCAAATATTCCTGGGGCTGTTCCTAATACCTCAACGCTGGCACTTACAAATGCAACGCTTCGCTATGCCATAGCACTGGCAGACAAGGGGTGGCAAAAGGCATGCAAGGAAGATAGTGCCTTGGCAAAGGGACTGAACATTGTGGAAGGACACGTTGTTTACAAGGCCGTAGCCGATGTGTTCGGGCTTCCATACACTCCTTTTGAGTAA
- a CDS encoding alpha/beta hydrolase, with amino-acid sequence MKKILWILCAVVTLIIVTVIGDSFYMLDYSLAPDSNRTDRDSCFRQQFREYPESKEWVDSLQTKNALRDTFVVMPSGERHHAFFVNRGSKRTAIVVHGWRDCAIKYFWLARIYEHELGYNVILPELHGCGESEGEAIQMGWKDRLDVKHWMEIFKSDTMVVHGVSMGAATTMMLSGEEMPTDIKSLRFVEDCGYTSVWDEFSGQLKEQFGLPEFPLMYTTSLLCKLRYGWSFEEASALKQVKKCHYPMMFIHGNADTFVPTWMVHPLYKAKNDKKGIWVVEGAGHAQSYRVHKKRYIAALRLFHESQFNQQDDSTEHD; translated from the coding sequence ATGAAGAAAATCTTGTGGATATTATGTGCGGTGGTCACGCTAATCATTGTGACGGTGATTGGCGACAGCTTCTATATGCTCGACTACTCACTGGCACCCGACAGTAACAGAACGGACAGAGACTCTTGCTTCAGACAGCAGTTCAGAGAATATCCTGAGAGCAAAGAGTGGGTGGACAGCCTACAGACGAAGAATGCCCTGCGCGACACGTTTGTAGTGATGCCTTCAGGCGAGCGCCATCATGCGTTCTTTGTCAATAGGGGCAGCAAGCGTACGGCAATAGTTGTTCACGGCTGGCGCGACTGTGCCATCAAGTATTTCTGGCTGGCACGCATCTATGAGCACGAGCTTGGCTACAACGTTATTTTACCTGAGCTCCACGGATGTGGCGAGAGCGAGGGTGAGGCGATTCAGATGGGATGGAAAGACCGCCTGGACGTGAAACACTGGATGGAGATTTTCAAGTCAGACACGATGGTAGTGCATGGCGTATCTATGGGCGCCGCCACCACAATGATGCTTTCAGGCGAAGAGATGCCCACAGACATCAAGTCCCTTCGTTTCGTAGAGGACTGTGGCTACACCAGCGTTTGGGACGAGTTCTCAGGACAGCTGAAGGAACAGTTCGGACTGCCGGAGTTCCCTTTGATGTACACCACGAGCCTACTCTGCAAGCTACGCTACGGCTGGAGCTTTGAAGAGGCATCGGCACTGAAGCAGGTGAAGAAATGCCATTATCCCATGATGTTCATTCACGGCAATGCCGACACGTTCGTCCCCACATGGATGGTACATCCCCTCTATAAAGCGAAGAACGACAAAAAAGGCATCTGGGTTGTAGAAGGTGCCGGTCACGCCCAGTCTTATCGAGTCCACAAGAAGAGGTACATCGCAGCCCTCCGCCTATTCCACGAGTCACAATTTAACCAGCAAGACGATAGTACTGAACATGATTGA
- a CDS encoding glycine--tRNA ligase has product MAQEDVFKKIVSHCKEYGFVFPSSDIYDGLGAVYDYGQNGVELKNNIKQYWWKAMTMLHENIVGIDSAIFMHPTIWKASGHVDAFNDPLIDNRDSKKRYRADVLIEDQIAKYDDKIQKEVEKARKRFGDSFDEAKYLETSERVKETKAKRDALHARYAAAMQGPDLEELKQIILDEGIVCPISGTKNWTDVRQFNLMFSTEMGASADGSMKVYLRPETAQGIFVNYLNVQKTGRMKIPFGIAQIGKAFRNEIVARQFIFRMREFEQMEMQFFVAPGTELEWFPKWKETRMKWHQALGFGAENYRFHDHDKLAHYANAATDIEFKMPFGFKEVEGIHSRTNFDLSQHEKYSGKSIKYFDPQTNESYTPYVIETSIGVDRMFLSVMCHAYCEEKLENGETRVVLRLPAALAPVKLAVMPLVKKDGLPEKAREIIDNLKFHFNCQYDEKDSIGKRYRRQDAIGTPYCVTVDHDTLNDGCVTLRFRDTMEQERVKISDLASIIEDKVSIVSLLKKLQ; this is encoded by the coding sequence ATGGCACAAGAAGACGTTTTTAAGAAAATTGTGTCGCATTGCAAGGAGTATGGATTCGTATTTCCTTCAAGCGATATCTATGATGGACTGGGCGCAGTTTATGACTACGGACAGAACGGTGTTGAACTGAAAAATAACATTAAGCAGTATTGGTGGAAAGCTATGACGATGCTTCACGAGAACATCGTGGGTATAGACTCTGCCATCTTCATGCACCCCACAATATGGAAGGCGAGCGGACACGTGGATGCTTTCAATGATCCCCTCATTGACAACCGTGACTCAAAGAAGCGCTATCGCGCCGACGTTCTCATTGAGGATCAGATAGCAAAGTATGACGATAAGATCCAGAAAGAGGTGGAGAAGGCTCGTAAGCGCTTCGGTGACTCTTTCGACGAGGCAAAATATCTCGAGACAAGTGAGCGCGTGAAGGAGACAAAGGCGAAGCGTGACGCACTGCATGCACGCTATGCTGCTGCCATGCAGGGACCAGACCTTGAAGAGCTGAAGCAGATCATATTGGACGAGGGGATTGTTTGTCCTATCAGCGGCACAAAGAACTGGACCGACGTGCGTCAGTTCAATCTGATGTTCTCTACAGAGATGGGCGCTTCTGCCGATGGCTCAATGAAGGTATATCTGCGTCCTGAGACCGCTCAGGGTATCTTCGTGAACTATCTGAACGTACAGAAGACCGGTCGCATGAAGATTCCTTTCGGTATCGCACAGATTGGTAAGGCTTTCCGTAATGAGATTGTTGCACGCCAGTTCATCTTCCGTATGCGTGAGTTTGAGCAGATGGAGATGCAGTTCTTCGTAGCTCCAGGCACTGAGCTGGAGTGGTTCCCGAAGTGGAAGGAGACACGTATGAAGTGGCATCAGGCACTGGGCTTCGGAGCAGAGAACTATCGTTTCCACGACCACGACAAGCTGGCTCACTATGCTAACGCTGCTACTGACATTGAGTTCAAGATGCCGTTTGGATTCAAGGAGGTGGAGGGTATCCACTCTCGTACAAACTTTGACCTCTCACAGCATGAGAAGTACAGTGGCAAGTCAATCAAATACTTCGATCCACAGACTAACGAGAGCTATACTCCGTATGTCATTGAGACATCTATCGGTGTGGACCGTATGTTCCTCTCTGTCATGTGTCATGCTTACTGCGAGGAGAAGCTCGAGAATGGCGAGACACGTGTTGTGCTGAGACTGCCTGCTGCACTGGCTCCAGTGAAACTGGCTGTCATGCCTCTGGTGAAGAAAGACGGACTGCCCGAGAAGGCCCGTGAGATTATTGACAACCTGAAGTTCCACTTCAACTGCCAGTACGACGAGAAGGATTCTATAGGTAAGCGCTATCGTCGTCAGGATGCCATCGGTACTCCTTACTGCGTAACAGTGGACCACGACACACTGAACGACGGTTGTGTTACACTGCGTTTCCGTGACACCATGGAACAGGAGCGTGTGAAGATCAGTGACCTGGCTTCAATCATTGAAGACAAGGTGAGCATCGTTTCACTGCTGAAGAAACTTCAATAA
- the trkA gene encoding Trk system potassium transporter TrkA produces the protein MKIVIGGAGAVGTHLSRLLSTEKHDCVLIDADEERLAGIDSNYDILALNGSPMSIKTLKDAGVDKADLFVGVTPEESTNINACILAHALGAKQTVARIDNYEYLSAANKAIFQNLGIDSLIYPEVLAAADIISGLKLSWVRQRWDVHDGALVLLGIKLRETAEILNQPLKDLCGPDDPYHVVAIKRGDDTIIPGGMDELHVHDLAYFMTTADYIPYIRKIVGKEHYADVQNVIMMGGGKTAVRAALSMPDYMNLKIIESDVDRCERLNQLLANTDTMVIHGDGRDLSLLQEEGIKHTQAFVALTGNSETNILACLTAKKLGVRKTVAMVENLDYVSMAESLDIGTIINKKTIAASHIFQMMMRADVRSMRTLMMVDSDVVELVASEDSKVTKRPVKELGLPFGVAIGGLVRNGEGILVNGNTQIVAGDSVMVFCHKNQLSKVEKFFKKQGLF, from the coding sequence ATGAAGATTGTAATAGGCGGTGCTGGAGCCGTAGGAACCCACTTGTCAAGACTTCTCTCTACTGAGAAGCATGACTGCGTGCTCATCGATGCTGACGAGGAACGCTTGGCGGGCATTGATTCAAACTATGACATTCTGGCTCTGAACGGTTCGCCGATGAGCATTAAAACCCTGAAGGATGCTGGCGTGGACAAAGCAGACCTTTTTGTGGGTGTCACTCCTGAGGAGAGCACAAACATAAACGCCTGTATATTGGCTCATGCGTTGGGCGCCAAGCAGACGGTGGCTCGTATAGACAACTACGAGTATCTATCGGCAGCCAACAAGGCTATTTTCCAGAATCTTGGTATTGACTCACTGATTTATCCTGAGGTTCTCGCTGCTGCTGATATTATCAGCGGCCTGAAGCTGTCGTGGGTAAGACAGCGTTGGGATGTTCACGACGGCGCTCTGGTGCTGCTTGGCATCAAGCTCCGTGAGACAGCAGAAATTCTGAACCAGCCATTGAAGGACCTCTGTGGACCTGACGACCCTTACCATGTTGTTGCCATCAAGCGTGGCGATGATACCATCATTCCTGGTGGTATGGATGAGCTTCATGTACATGATCTTGCTTATTTCATGACTACTGCTGACTATATCCCCTACATAAGGAAAATAGTGGGCAAGGAGCACTACGCTGACGTTCAGAACGTGATTATGATGGGTGGCGGCAAGACGGCTGTGAGGGCTGCTCTGTCAATGCCCGACTATATGAACCTGAAGATTATTGAGAGCGATGTTGACCGTTGCGAACGTCTTAACCAATTGCTTGCCAACACCGACACGATGGTTATTCACGGCGATGGTCGCGATTTGTCGCTGCTGCAGGAGGAAGGCATCAAGCATACTCAGGCTTTCGTTGCCCTTACCGGCAATTCCGAGACGAATATCCTGGCCTGTCTTACGGCAAAGAAACTTGGCGTGCGCAAGACGGTGGCTATGGTTGAGAACCTTGACTATGTGTCAATGGCTGAGAGCCTTGACATAGGAACGATTATCAACAAGAAGACTATTGCTGCCAGCCATATATTCCAGATGATGATGCGTGCTGATGTGCGCAGCATGAGAACACTGATGATGGTTGACAGTGACGTGGTGGAGCTTGTTGCCTCAGAAGATTCAAAGGTTACGAAGCGCCCTGTGAAGGAACTCGGACTACCGTTTGGTGTCGCCATCGGCGGCTTGGTGAGAAACGGCGAAGGCATTCTCGTTAATGGTAATACTCAGATTGTGGCTGGCGATTCGGTGATGGTGTTCTGTCACAAGAACCAGTTGAGCAAGGTGGAGAAATTCTTCAAGAAGCAAGGACTCTTCTGA
- the dxs gene encoding 1-deoxy-D-xylulose-5-phosphate synthase, producing the protein MEELLSKIIFPDDLRMLEVNQLPQLCEELRQQIVKELSVNPGHLASSLGVVELTVALHYVFNTPEDRIVWDVGHQAYGHKMLTGRRERFSTNRKLKGIKPFPSPDESPYDAFICGHASNSISAALGMAVANKDRKVVAVIGDGAMSGGLAFEGLNNVSSSPNDMLIILNDNNMSIDLSVGGMKEYLLGLNTNETYNSVRFKVSQWMRAKGLLKEDRRKGLIRLTNAIKSAISHQQNIFEGMNIRYFGPFNGHDVKELVRILRQLKDMKGPKLLHLHTKKGHGYAPAEDYTPIWHAPGKFNPETGQILEGDTKNLPPKFQDVFGETLLELARQNPRIVGVTPAMPTGCSMNIMMQEMPDRTFDVGIAEGHAVTFSAGMAKDGLQPFCNIYSAFAQRAYDNIIHDVAILKLPVVLCLDRAGLVGEDGPTHHGAFDLAYLRPIPNLTICSPIDEHDLRRMMYTAQLPGMGPFVIRYPRGRGVLVDWRCPLEPIEVGTGRKLKDGEDVAVLSIGPVGNNAAMAVENTNAAHYDMRFLKPLDENILHEVGRKFRKIVTVENGVRNGGLGSAVLEWMSDHGYQPQVVRLGLPDEFVEHGTVKELLEIVGLDVASIKKELS; encoded by the coding sequence ATGGAAGAATTACTGAGCAAAATAATCTTTCCCGATGACCTGAGAATGCTCGAGGTTAATCAGTTGCCGCAGTTGTGTGAAGAACTGAGGCAACAGATCGTGAAAGAGCTGTCTGTAAACCCCGGTCACTTGGCTTCGAGTCTTGGCGTGGTGGAGCTGACGGTAGCTTTACACTATGTATTCAATACGCCTGAAGACCGCATCGTATGGGATGTGGGACATCAGGCGTATGGCCATAAAATGCTTACCGGCCGGCGCGAGCGTTTCTCGACAAACCGCAAACTGAAAGGAATAAAACCTTTCCCGTCGCCCGACGAGAGCCCTTACGATGCATTTATCTGCGGACATGCCTCGAACAGCATCTCGGCTGCTCTTGGCATGGCTGTCGCTAATAAGGACAGAAAGGTAGTTGCAGTCATCGGCGACGGTGCCATGAGTGGCGGATTGGCCTTTGAAGGCTTGAACAACGTGTCGTCGTCGCCTAACGACATGCTCATCATACTCAATGACAACAACATGTCGATAGACCTGTCAGTGGGCGGCATGAAAGAGTATCTGCTTGGCTTGAACACCAACGAGACCTATAACTCCGTGCGCTTCAAGGTGTCGCAGTGGATGAGGGCGAAGGGACTTTTAAAGGAGGACCGCCGTAAGGGACTCATCAGACTGACAAACGCTATAAAGAGTGCCATCTCGCATCAGCAGAACATCTTTGAGGGAATGAATATTCGCTACTTTGGTCCGTTCAATGGCCATGACGTGAAGGAGCTCGTGCGCATATTGCGCCAGCTGAAAGACATGAAAGGACCAAAGCTGCTTCATCTGCACACGAAGAAAGGTCACGGCTATGCGCCAGCCGAAGACTATACCCCAATATGGCATGCCCCTGGAAAGTTTAACCCAGAGACAGGCCAGATTCTGGAGGGCGACACAAAGAACCTGCCACCTAAGTTCCAGGATGTCTTTGGAGAGACACTACTCGAACTGGCACGGCAGAATCCGCGTATAGTGGGTGTTACGCCAGCCATGCCTACGGGCTGCTCTATGAATATAATGATGCAGGAAATGCCCGATCGCACGTTTGACGTGGGAATAGCCGAAGGACATGCTGTGACATTCTCGGCAGGAATGGCGAAGGACGGGCTGCAGCCATTCTGTAACATATACAGTGCCTTCGCACAGCGCGCGTACGATAATATTATTCATGACGTGGCGATATTGAAGCTGCCTGTAGTGCTGTGTCTGGACCGCGCAGGACTGGTGGGCGAGGACGGACCTACGCACCACGGCGCTTTCGACCTTGCCTATCTGCGTCCGATACCTAATCTGACAATATGCTCACCGATAGACGAGCACGACCTGCGCCGCATGATGTACACTGCACAGCTGCCAGGCATGGGACCATTCGTGATACGTTATCCACGAGGACGTGGCGTACTGGTTGACTGGCGCTGTCCGCTGGAACCCATTGAGGTGGGCACTGGACGTAAGCTGAAAGATGGCGAAGACGTGGCTGTCCTCTCTATAGGACCTGTGGGCAACAATGCTGCAATGGCTGTAGAGAATACGAATGCAGCCCATTATGATATGCGTTTCCTGAAGCCTCTTGACGAGAATATACTCCACGAGGTGGGACGTAAGTTCCGCAAGATAGTGACTGTGGAGAACGGCGTTCGCAACGGTGGACTTGGCTCAGCGGTGCTGGAGTGGATGAGCGACCACGGCTATCAGCCACAGGTGGTGCGTCTCGGTCTGCCCGATGAGTTCGTGGAACACGGAACGGTGAAGGAACTCTTGGAAATCGTTGGCCTTGATGTGGCCTCTATCAAGAAAGAACTTTCATAG
- a CDS encoding FKBP-type peptidyl-prolyl cis-trans isomerase: MKQKIITQLKTIVYILLPLIGGGWVGVSCSEENNEVNEYENWQQRNDAFFASLEDSLTNGSGTWVKIKSYSKTPEGGKNTEYIYVKKLEDHKATETESPLYNDSVRVSYQGRLMPTKQPLNGTGFEDGKVFDSTVYGKYNVKTNATTRFKGSSLVSGFITALLNMRRGDTWLVYIPYDLAYGSSASGSNIPAYSTLIFKMTLYDFAAEGKALADM, encoded by the coding sequence ATGAAACAGAAGATTATAACTCAACTGAAAACAATAGTCTATATACTCCTGCCCCTTATAGGGGGAGGCTGGGTCGGAGTCTCCTGTAGCGAGGAGAACAACGAGGTCAACGAGTATGAGAACTGGCAACAGCGCAATGATGCCTTCTTCGCATCGCTCGAGGACTCGTTGACTAACGGTAGCGGTACTTGGGTGAAGATTAAGAGCTACTCAAAGACCCCAGAAGGAGGCAAGAATACTGAGTATATCTATGTCAAGAAGCTCGAAGACCACAAAGCTACTGAGACAGAGAGCCCTTTGTATAATGACTCCGTGAGAGTGAGCTATCAGGGACGACTTATGCCTACGAAGCAGCCTCTTAACGGTACTGGCTTCGAGGACGGGAAAGTCTTTGACAGCACTGTCTATGGCAAATACAATGTGAAGACCAATGCCACCACTCGCTTTAAGGGGTCGAGTTTGGTTTCTGGCTTCATTACTGCTCTGCTTAACATGCGCAGAGGAGACACGTGGCTCGTCTATATCCCATATGACCTTGCATATGGCTCTTCGGCTTCGGGCAGCAATATCCCTGCCTATAGCACCCTGATTTTCAAGATGACACTCTACGACTTTGCTGCTGAGGGTAAGGCTCTTGCCGACATGTGA
- a CDS encoding TrkH family potassium uptake protein yields the protein MINWKIISKIIGSLLFIEAFFMSWCFGMSAVFHEDDSMAFALSTLFTFGSAFVFLFFGRHSENSLSRKDAYVVVSSAWIVFSLFGMLPFLIHGSISNLSDAFFETMSGFTTTGVTTIANVERLPHGILFWRSLMQWIGGLGIVFFTIALLPSLVGGSVKVFAAEATGPIRSKMHPRLSTTAKWIWSIYLLMTIACGLAFWAAGLGWFDALNHSMTTTATGGFSTHNSPDILFSSPTIEYLSILFQFLAGINFTLLYMSLIKFRFSGLFRNSEFRLYVGIIIVATLTIAYLLVTRLHYNYEPAFRAALFQVVSFITTTGLSNSNAAMWPHLTWVIICGLMFIGACAGSTTGGFKCIRGLMLFKVVKNEFLHILHPNAVLPVKMNGQSIPQSRLVSLLAFFLLYIALLLLVTIIMSLSGIHISNAITISLSLLCNVGAGLDTNIGPVMTWAELSDGLKWLCSFLMLVGRLEILAVLVLFTRSFWKDV from the coding sequence ATGATTAACTGGAAGATCATATCAAAGATTATTGGCTCGTTGCTGTTTATCGAGGCATTTTTCATGTCTTGGTGTTTTGGTATGTCGGCAGTGTTTCATGAGGATGACTCTATGGCATTCGCGCTCTCTACGTTGTTTACTTTCGGTAGCGCCTTTGTCTTTCTTTTCTTCGGTCGCCATTCAGAAAACAGTCTTTCGCGTAAAGACGCCTATGTGGTTGTCAGCTCTGCATGGATAGTATTCAGTCTGTTTGGCATGCTGCCTTTCTTGATTCATGGCTCGATAAGCAACCTGTCGGATGCTTTCTTTGAGACCATGTCGGGCTTTACTACTACGGGCGTTACTACGATAGCAAATGTTGAGCGTCTGCCTCATGGCATTCTTTTCTGGCGCTCGCTCATGCAGTGGATAGGAGGCTTGGGAATAGTGTTCTTCACTATAGCGCTGTTGCCGTCGCTTGTTGGAGGTAGCGTGAAGGTGTTTGCTGCTGAGGCTACAGGTCCGATTCGCTCGAAGATGCACCCTCGCCTGTCAACTACTGCGAAATGGATTTGGAGTATTTATCTGCTGATGACTATTGCATGTGGCCTGGCGTTCTGGGCTGCCGGTCTGGGATGGTTTGACGCACTTAATCATTCTATGACAACAACGGCAACGGGCGGATTCTCTACACATAATAGTCCAGACATTCTGTTCAGTTCACCTACGATAGAGTATCTGTCTATACTGTTCCAGTTCCTTGCCGGCATCAATTTCACGCTTCTGTACATGTCGCTGATAAAGTTCAGGTTTAGCGGCTTGTTCCGTAACTCAGAGTTCCGGTTGTATGTGGGAATAATTATTGTTGCTACATTGACAATAGCCTATCTGCTTGTTACTCGACTTCACTATAACTATGAGCCTGCTTTTCGTGCGGCACTGTTTCAAGTGGTGTCGTTCATAACAACTACAGGACTGTCGAACAGCAATGCCGCCATGTGGCCTCACCTGACGTGGGTTATCATCTGTGGTCTGATGTTCATAGGTGCTTGTGCCGGCTCTACTACCGGTGGTTTCAAGTGTATAAGAGGACTTATGCTCTTCAAGGTTGTGAAAAATGAGTTCTTACATATATTACACCCTAACGCAGTGTTGCCTGTGAAGATGAACGGCCAGAGCATTCCGCAGTCGCGCTTGGTGTCGCTATTGGCATTCTTCCTTTTGTATATCGCTTTGCTGTTGTTGGTGACTATCATCATGTCGCTATCGGGCATTCACATATCTAACGCGATAACCATCTCGTTGAGCCTGCTGTGCAACGTTGGTGCTGGTCTCGACACAAACATAGGTCCTGTGATGACGTGGGCGGAACTGAGTGATGGACTGAAATGGCTGTGCTCATTCCTCATGCTCGTAGGCCGACTTGAGATTCTGGCAGTGCTCGTGCTCTTTACGAGGAGTTTCTGGAAGGATGTCTGA